A genomic region of Colletotrichum destructivum chromosome 1, complete sequence contains the following coding sequences:
- a CDS encoding Putative rRNA biogenesis protein Rrp5, giving the protein MSSLKRKDAPGGTPPSKSAKASKVSRPSKRDTPTKDRTTATADAPAPKAPAVSALLKDEEPLFPRGGGSILTPLEQKQITMEAKADAAKEEAELFDPNVKSKAKKEKRRKAKDTKDIKPARDEDAVKIEGLNFKRLVKGSLVLGQITHIDTVQLTIALPNNLTGHVSIASISDTINSKLEKDLNAADEESDDDEEEDDEGIDLKSMFKIGQYVRTHVLSTADESGPGKAKRRIELSLRPAEANAGITGDDVVAHTTLMASIASVQDHGYEMDLGIEGDLKGFLPKKEVGPDMDEASLRPGAVCLCVVKSVTGIVVQLSTDPLKLGNTSLVASTAPTINSFLPGSLADVLLTEVTSRGIQGKLLGHLPVTADLIHSGVGPDNVDLEAKYTVGTRVKARIICNFPAAREPKLGISLLPHIVSLQPKSSGKGSRAKAPLDILPIASFVEKCTVRKVEPEIGLYVDTGVPGIAGFVHISRVKDGKVDALYETSGPHKVGSTHRGRVVGYSSLDGMFLLSFEQNILDQPFIRLEDVPVGEVVSGKIEKVIVGENGVSGLIVKLAEGITGYVHESHLADVKLQHPEKKFREGITVKARVLSVRPRKRQLRLTLKKTLVNSDAPIVKNYDDAEVGMQTPGTITGFTAAGAQLEFFGDVRGFLPLSQMSEAYIKDPKEHFRIGQVVSVHVLDVNPEERRMVVSCKDPSAFGLDKQAALKALKIGDIVSAKVSQKTEDEVFVDLEESGLKAIIRTGHLSDKSASKTQAAWKRINVGNLLSDLVVLDKNERRRAVILTQKPSFAEASKKGTLLSSAEDVTVGAVVPAYVREIGPFAVYVQFGGSLTGILPKAKLPKDAQEKPAFGMRKHQSIEVKIVSSNPEQNRIIVAPASADEPAPIAPESAVNSVDDSIKTINDIALGTILNAKVMSIKNTQLNVKVADNIQGRIDVSQFFNTWEDIKNLKNPLQQVKANEIIRVRAIGIHDSKNYRFLPFSHRSTHSLIEFTAKASDIKAKEVELLSYDKIEVGSSHVAFVNNHGKNCLWVNLSPTVRGRISIMDVSDDLSHAGNLEKYFPVGSALKVRVLSVDADKGHLDLSSRSSTGSSEVTWDSLKKNITLPGRVTKVNDRSVMVKLSDSVSGPVHLVDLCDNYDEANTLKYTKGEIIRVSVVEVDKSNKRLRLSTRPSRILSSTSPVADREITKLPQISSGDIIRGFVKNVTDKGVFVQLGGTVSAHVKIGNLSDRYIKDWKGNFQVDQLVKGRVINVDTAINQVELSLKASVVENDYTPPVTYKDIKEGQIVTGKVRKVEEFGAFIVVDNSHNVSGLCHRSEMAEKPVEDARRLYNEGDVVKAKILSVDDERKRITFSLKPSHFDEDSDMEDVEGGAELASDEDSDVEMGDGGVQLTISGTDNFDDSDDEDDEEEEEEEDSDVEMEDKAAAGKGLSAGKYDWTGDAFDESDGEPTSKTKKPTATEKKEKKKSGIQVDRTADLDAHGPQTATDYERLLLGEPDSSQLWIQYMALQMKVSELAKAREIAERAIKTINIREQMEKLNVWIAYLNLEVAYGTKASTEEVFKRACQYNDEQEVHERLASIYIQSGKLKQADDVFQSLVAKFKSKSPKVWENYAHFLHVTMNEPDRARALLPRATQALEERHTAQLMASFGALEFKSPNGDAERGRTTFETILATWPKRFDLWNQLVDLEISAAEPDATAIRDVFERGAKAKGLKPKKAMKWFKRWAEWEQKLSPKGRDKVMAKAQEWVTAAKAKKGAAEEDDEE; this is encoded by the exons ATGAGCTCTCTCAAGCGAAAGGATGCCCCCGGGGGTACTCCTCCATCAAAGTCGGCAAAGGCCTCGAAGGTGTCCCGACCCTCGAAGCGCGACACTCCCACCAAGGaccggacgacggcgactgCAGATGCTCCTGCGCCGAAGGCTCCCGCCGTCTCGGCACTGCTCAAAGATGAAGAGCCCTTGTTCCCTCGTGGCGGTGGAAGCATCCTCACGCCGCTCGAGCAGAAACAGATCACCATGGAGGCGAAGGCCGACGctgccaaggaggaggccgaacTGTTCGACCCTAACGTGAAGAGCAAGgcaaagaaggagaagagaaggaaagccAAGGATACCAAGGATATCAAGCCCGCAAGAGACGAAGATGCTGTCAAGATTGAGGGTCTCAACTTCAAG CGACTTGTGAAGGGCTCTCTGGTCCTCGGTCAAATCACTCATATCGACACTGTCCAGCTCACGATTGCACTGCCCAACAATCTCACAGGACATGTTTCGATCGCCTCAATCTCAGACACGATAAACTCGAAACTCGAAAAGGACCTTaatgccgccgacgaggagagcgatgacgacgaagaggaggacgacgagggaaTCGACTTGAAGTCCATGTTCAAGATCGGCCAGTACGTCCGCACACACGTGCTGTCGACAGCAGACGAGTCGGGCCCGGGCAAAGCCAAGCGCCGAATCGAACTTTCGCTCCGACCCGCAGAGGCCAACGCTGGCATCACCGGCGATGACGTCGTTGCGCATACTACACTCATGGCCTCGATCGCCAGTGTCCAGGACCACGGTTACGAGATGGATCTGGGAATCGAGGGAGATCTGAAGGGCTTCCTCCCCAAGAAGGAAGTCGGCCCCGATATGGACGAAGCCAGCCTGCGGCCTGGTGCCGTCTGTCTTTGTGTTGTCAAGAGCGTGACAGGAATCGTTGTCCAGCTGTCGACCGATCCTCTCAAGCTCGGCAACACATCGCTTGTTGCCTCGACCGCCCCGACAATCAACTCTTTCTTGCCCGGATCCCTGGCCGACGTCCTGCTCACTGAGGTCACCTCGAGAGGTATTCAGGGCAAATTGCTCGGTCACCTGCCCGTCACTGCTGACCTCATCCACTCTGGTGTTGGTCCTGacaacgtcgacctcgaggccaagtACACCGTCGGCACCAGAGTCAAGGCAAGAATCATTTGCAACTTCCCTGCTGCGCGCGAGCCCAAGCTCGGTATCTCTCTGCTGCCGCACATTGTCAGCTTGCAGCCAAAGTCATCAGGCAAGGGCAGCAGAGCCAAGGCTCCTCTTGATATACTTCCCATCGCCTCGTTTGTCGAGAAGTGCACTGTCCGCAAAGTCGAGCCTGAGATTGGTCTCTACGTAGACACTGGCGTTCCCGGCATTGCTGGCTTCGTGCACATTTCTCgcgtcaaggacggcaaggtTGATGCGCTTTACGAAACGAGTGGTCCTCATAAGGTCGGCTCTACGCATCGCGGTAGAGTCGTTGGCTACAGCTCGCTGGATGGCATGTTCCTGCTGTCATTCGAGCAAAACATTCTCGATCAACCCTTCATCCGCCTCGAGGACGTTCCCGTTGGAGAGGTTGTCTCTGGCAAGATCGAAAAGGTCATTGTCGGCGAGAACGGCGTCAGTGGTCTGATCgtcaagctggccgagggcaTCACTGGTTACGTTCACGAATCGCACCTTGCCGACGTTAAGCTTCAGCACCCGGAGAAGAAGTTCAGAGAGGGAATCACCGTCAAGGCGAGAGTTCTCTCAGTGCGCCCTCGCAAACGCCAGCTCCGCCTGACGCTCAAGAAGACCCTGGTGAACTCGGACGCGCCCATTGTCAAGAACtacgacgatgccgaggtcgGCATGCAGACACCTGGAACCATCACTGGCTTCACCGCCGCTGGCGCACAACTCGAGTTCTTCGGAGACGTAAGAGGTTTCCTGCCCCTGTCCCAGATGAGCGAGGCCTACATCAAGGATCCCAAGGAGCACTTCCGCATCGGCCAGGTTGTCAGTGTCCACGTCCTTGATGTCAACCCCGAGGAACGCAGGATGGTTGTTTCTTGCAAGGACCCCTCAGCCTTTGGCCTGGACAAGCAAGCAGCACTCAAAGCTCTGAAGATTGGCGATATTGTGTCCGCCAAGGTCAGCCAGAAGACGGAGGATGAAGTCTTTGTTGATCTTGAGGAGAGCGGCCTCAAGGCCATTATCCGCACTGGTCATTTGTCAGATAAGTCTGCCAGCAAGACTCAGGCTGCTTGGAAGCGCATCAACGTTGGAAACTTATTGTCGGACCTCGTCGTGCTTGACAAGAACGAGCGCCGCCGTGCAGTCATTCTCACCCAGAAACCCAGCTTTGCTGAGGCCAGCAAAAAGGGCACACTTCTGTCCAGCGCTGAGGACGTTACCGTCGGCGCTGTTGTTCCGGCCTACGTCCGTGAAATTGGTCCCTTCGCCGTCTACGTCCAGTTTGGCGGCAGCCTTACCGGCATCCTGCCCAAGGCTAAGTTGCCCAAGGATGCGCAGGAGAAGCCGGCCTTCGGCATGCGCAAGCACCAGAGCATCGAAGTCAAGATTGTGTCTTCCAACCCCGAACAGAACCGCATCATTGTTGCCCCTGCAtccgccgacgagcccgcgCCGATTGCGCCCGAGTCTGCCGTGAACTCTGTCGATGACAGCATCAAGACCATCAACGACATCGCTCTTGGCACGATACTTAACGCCAAGGTTATGTCTATCAAGAACACCCAGCTGAACGTCAAGGTCGCGGACAACATCCAGGGCCGTATCGACGTTTCGCAGTTTTTCAACACGTGGGAGGACATCAAGAACCTCAAGAACCCCCTGCAGCAGGTCAAGGCAAACGAGATCATCCGTGTCCGCGCCATTGGCATCCACGACTCTAAGAATTACCGCTTCCTGCCATTCTCTCATCGTTCTACCCACTCGCTGATCGAATTCACCGCAAAGGCGAGCGacatcaaggccaaggaggtcgAACTGCTTTCATACGATAAGATCGAGGTTGGCTCTTCGCAcgtcgccttcgtcaacAACCACGGCAAGAACTGCTTGTGGGTCAACTTGTCGCCTACTGTCCGTGGCAGAATCAGCATCATGGACGTCTCGGACGACTTGTCTCACGCCGGAAACCTCGAGAAGTACTTCCCCGTGGGATCTGCTCTCAAGGTCCGCGTCTTGTccgtcgatgccgacaaGGGACACCTGGACCTGTCTTCTCGTTCCTCCACAGGCTCTAGCGAGGTTACCTGGGACtcgttgaagaagaacaTCACCCTTCCTGGCAGAGTCACCAAGGTCAATGATCGTTCCGTCATGGTCAAGCTCAGCGATTCCGTCTCTGGCCCTGTCCATCTGGTCGATCTTTGCGACAACTACGACGAAGCCAACACTCTCAAGTACACCAAGGGCGAGATTATCCGCGTCTCAGTGGTCGAGGTGGACAAGAGCAACAAGAGACTCAGGCTTTCCACCCGCCCGTCTCGCATTCTCAGCTCCACCTCCCCTGTTGCCGATCGCGAAATCACCAAGCTACCTCAGATCTCCTCGGGTGACATTATTAGGGGCTTCGTGAAGAACGTGACCGATAAGGGTGTTTTTGTGCAGCTCGGAGGCACTGTCTCCGCCCATGTCAAGATCGGCAACCTCTCAGACCGTTATATCAAGGACTGGAAGGGCAACTTCCAGGTTGATCAGCTAGTCAAGGGCCGTGTCATCAACGTCGACACAGCAATCAACCAGGTCGAGCTGAGTCTCAAGGCttccgtcgtcgagaacgaTTACACACCCCCTGTGACGTATAAGGACATCAAGGAGGGACAGATCGTCACTGGCAAGGTTCGCAAGGTTGAGGAGTTTGGTGCCTTCATTGTCGTCGACAACTCTCACAACGTCAGCGGTCTGTGCCATCGcagcgagatggccgagaagcccgtGGAGGATGCTCGTAGGCTTTACAACGAGGGCGACGTGGTGAAGGCTAAGATCCTGTCTGTAGATGACGAGAGAAAACGCATCACTTTCAGTCTCAAGCCTAGCCActtcgacgaggacagcGATATGGAGGATGTTGAAGGAGGTGCTGAACTGGCCAGCGATGAGGATTCCGACGTCGAGATGGGAGATGGTGGTGTCCAGCTCACCATCAGTGGAACAGACAACTTTGACGACtcagatgacgaggatgacgaagaagaggaggaagaagaagacagtgatgtcgagatggaggacaAAGCAGCCGCTGGCAAGGGCTTGAGCGCTGGCAAGTACGACTGGACGGGCGACGCATTCGACGAATCGGATGGCGAGCCAACAAGCAAGACAAAGAAgccaacggcgacggagaagaaggagaagaagaagagcggGATTCAAGTTGACCGTaccgccgacctcgacgcccacgGACCCCAAACCGCCACCGACTACGAGCGTCTCCTCTTGGGAGAGCCCGACTCGTCCCAACTCTGGATCCAGTACATGGCTCTGCAGATGAAGGTCAgcgagctggccaaggcACGTGAGATTGCCGAGCGCGCCATAAAGACCATCAACATCCGCGAGCAGATGGAAAAGCTCAACGTGTGGATCGCCTACCTCAACTTGGAGGTCGCCTACGGCACCAAGGCGTCCACCGAGGAGGTTTTCAAGCGTGCTTGCCAGTACAACGATGAACAAGAGGTCCATGAGCGTCTGGCCAGCATCTACATCCAGTCCGGAAAGCTCAAG CAAGCAGATGATGTCTTCCAGTCACTCGTGGCCAAGTTCAAGTCAAAGTCGCCCAAGGTCTGGGAGAACTACGCTCACTTCCTGCACGTGACGATGAACGAGCCCGACAGGGCTCGCGCGCTCTTACCGCGTGCCACCCAGGCACTGGAGGAGCGACACACGGCGCAGCTGATGGCCAGCTTCGGCGCTCTCGAGTTCAAGTCCCCCAACGGTGACGCCGAGCGCGGCCGGACGACGTTCGAAACGATCCTCGCGACGTGGCCGAAGCGGTTCGATCTGTGGAATCAGCTGGTGGACCTCGAGATCTCGGCGGCAGAGCCGGACGCGACGGCGATCCGGGACGTTTTCGAGAGGggcgccaaggccaagggtctgaagcccaagaaggcgATGAAGTGGTTCAAGCGGTGGGCCGAGTGGGAGCAGAAGCTGAGCCCCAAGGGCCGGGACAAAGTGATGGCCAAGGCACAGGAGTGGGTTacggcggccaaggccaagaagggcgccgccgaggaggacgacgaggagtaA
- a CDS encoding Putative hem peroxidase, peroxidase, active, heme-binding peroxidase Ccp1, translating to MHLTSLLATSMALAAVPGAMAYPGMGQQIEDIKARASDRGDSNELLGDLISLQDRQLTAVGKDVKRILQGKGNPESDDRYILKVPDLTSDKCKKDTCCVWRYVADDMYQFMAGKSGRCTGLARAAVRLGFHDAGTWSKATASQGGGADGSILLAPGEIDRFENRGLQEVAAKFIELRGKYLSMGWNIGMGDFVQMGANVATVVCPLGPRIKTYVGRKDSAVGAPRGLLPSPFQPADQLIQLFRDKTIGPHGLVALLGAHTTSQQNFVNTTRAGDPQDSTPGVWDVLYYKETLSTNSPPRVFKFPSDIAISQHPETAKEFQDFAGRGGQDHWNEDYAREYIRLSLLGVDNINQLVECTKVLPPAIKGFRILDQFKLDKWLNSVGNKGAAKKVAQDIEKGDPASVEVPPVNN from the exons ATGCATCTCACCTCTCTCCTCGCCACCTCCAtggccctggccgccgtccccgGAGCCATGGCCTACCCCGGCATGGGCCAGCAGATTGAAGATATCAAGGCCCGCGCGAGCGATAGGGGCGACTCGAACGAGCTCCTCGGAGACCTCATCTCCCTCCAGGACCGCCAGctcaccgccgtcggcaaggacGTCAAGAGGATCCTCCAAGGCAAGGGGAACCCGGAGTCTGACGACCGCTACATCCTCAAGGTGCCTGACTTGACCTCGGACAAGTGCAAGAAGGACACGTGCTGCGTCTGGCGctacgtcgccgacgacatgTACCAGTTCATGGCGGGCAAGTCAGGCCGTTGCACTGGCCTGGcgcgcgccgccgtgcgcCTCGGCTTCCACGACGCCGGCACTTGGTCCAAGGCCACGGCctcccagggcggcggcgccgacggcagcaTTCTGCTCGCACCGGGCGAGATCGACCGCTTCGAGAACCGCGGCCTGCAGGAGGTCGCCGCCAAGTTCATCGAGCTCCGCGGCAAGTATCTTTCTATGGGTTGGAACATCGGCATGGGTGACTTTGTTCAG ATGGGCGCCAACGTCGCCACCGTCGTCTGCCCCCTTGGCCCGCGCATCAAGACCTACGTCGGCCGTAAGGACAGCGCCGTTGGGGCGCCCCGCGGTCTCTTGCCGAGCCCGTTCCAGCCGGCCGACCAGCTGATCCAGCTCTTCCGCGACAAGACCATCGGACCgcatggcctcgtcgccctgctcgGCGCACACACGACCAGCCAGCAGAACTTTGTCAACACGACGCGCGCCGGCGACCCCCAGGACAGCACCCCGGGCGTTTGGGACGTGCTCTACTACAAGGAGACGCTCAGCACCAACTCCCCCCCCAGAGTCTTCAAGTTCCCCAGCGACATCGCCATCTCGCAGCACCCGGAGACTGCCAAGGAGTTCCAAGACTTTGCCGGACGCGGCGGCCAGGACCACTGGAACGAG GACTACGCCCGTGAGTACATCCGCCTCTCGCTGTTGGGCGTCGACAACATCAACCAGCTGGTCGAGTGCACCAAGGTCCTCCCGCCAGCGATCAAGGGTTTCCGCATCCTCGACCAGTTCAAGCTCGACAAGTGGCTCAACAGCGTCGGCAACAAGGGTgccgccaagaaggtcgCCCAGGATATTGAGAAGGGCGACCCCGCCTCCGTCGAGGTGCCCCCCGTCAACAACTAA
- a CDS encoding Putative EthD domain-containing protein, which produces MAYRLLLFLYRKDGITHAEFRDHYEYIHIPLTRELTGSLFPSLHARRYIERSPDGEPNVLVGNKSGDECDAVVEVAFRDEEAAQAFFAATNNGEIEERLRKDIAQFLNRERMRVVKIGESFETRRDD; this is translated from the coding sequence ATGGCCtaccgcctcctcctcttcctctacCGCAAGGACGGCATCACGCACGCCGAGTTCCGAGACCACTACGAGTACATCCACATACCTCTCACGCGGGAGCTTACGGGCTCCCTCTTCCCATCGCTGCACGCGCGGCGCTACATTGAGCGGTCACCGGATGGCGAGCCCAACGTGCTCGTCGGCAACAAGTCGGGGGACGAGTGCGACGCCGTGGTGGAGGTTGCGttccgggacgaggaggcggcgcaggcgtTCTTCGCGGCGACGAACAATGGCGAGATCGAGGAGAGGCTGCGGAAGGATATTGCGCAGTTCTTGAACAGGGAGAGAATGCGAGTCGTGAAGATCGGCGAATCCTTTGAGACGCGCCGGGACGACTGA
- a CDS encoding Putative alkaline ceramidase, with translation MSHKHQTLRFASDPTAGDGIWGYPTSKANFCEEDYLLTRYIAEFINCLSNATYIYLALKYPRANAKAAVPWYRTLDIQSIGLILVGIFSGVFHGTMHQETQLLDDLSMLVLAGSLVQPLYVFRQSRAVGAVVATILWLGIAAMAAIYVRSGDIFIHVMTFTGLLTFVWPRTLFIVYGTGRWSKTEQRRLMAQFAKACAVLILGFTLWHIDLEYCAELRAARRSLGVPLAWLLELHGWWHIFTAFGASWYMRLIRELTSDDQSLDNVKKAQ, from the exons atgaGCCACAAGCATCAGACCCTCCGCTTCGCGAGCGATCCAaccgccggcgacggcatctGGGGCTACCCGACCAGCAAGGCAAA CTTCTGCGAAGAAGACTACCTCTTGACGCGCTACATCGCCGAGTTCATCAACTGTCTCTCCAATGCTACCTACA TCTACCTCGCGCTCAAGTACCCCCGCGCCAATGCCAAGGCCGCAGTCCCATGGTACAGGACCCTCGACATCCAGTCCATCGGCCTGATCCTCGTGGGCATCTTCTCCGGCGTCTTCCACGGCACCATGCACCAGGAGACTCAGCTGCTTGACGACCTCTCCATGCTCGTGCTCGCCGGGTCGCTGGTCCAGCCTCTTTACGTCTTCCGCCAGTCgcgcgccgtcggcgccgtcgtcgccacgaTCCTGTggctcggcatcgccgccatggccgccatctACGTCCGCTCCGGCGACATCTTCATCCACGTCATGACCTTCACGGGCCTGCTGACCTTCGTCTGGCCGCGGACGCTCTTCATCGTCTACGGAACGGGCCGCTGGTCCAAGACGGAGCAGAGGCGGCTGATGGCGCAGTTCGCCAAGGCCTGCGCCGTCCTGATCCTCGGCTTCACGCTGTGGCACATTGACCTCGAGTACTGCGCCGAGCTGAGGGCCGCGCGGAGGAGCCTCGGCGTACCCCTCGCAtggctgctggagctgcaCGGCTGGTGGCACATCTTTACCGCCTTCGGCGCGAGCTGGTATATGAGGCTGATCAGGGAGCTGACGTCCGACGACCAGTCTTTGGACAATGTAAAGAAGGCGCAGTAA
- a CDS encoding Putative nucleotide-diphospho-sugar transferase, giving the protein MADIVLAAFWAWYTYDEALTKYLASKTKPIPLPEKPSYQSTVVSIIVATINTPDSFTNSLRLWLANCPKEIIIVTIDRDLQRVCDLVKPIVDEGEDRISVITADYASKRHQMVVGVQEAQGKILALVDDDAFWNTSEVIPYLLAPFEGSKVGGVAGKQSALIAPERRNSAVITPWEVASLRSLDNQNNVQAVRSNADGGCFCMVGRTMMVRAEIVTDPRFMYAITTDTWCGKLLNTGDDVFLTRWLQTEGWDIAIQNAPEAEITTIVFDNASFLRQLVRWQRSAIQSFLTIVFFQPGIGQIAKKHPYMTRKLVERLLRPLLAWIHIFAFIQGLRNNSTFAYFAAFWYVWGWISAYRGFIRRFPYVAPHIWACFLLDNAHPILEVYAWLTITTKAWGTRNEDA; this is encoded by the exons ATGGCGGACATTGTGCTTGCCGCCTTCTG GGCCTGGTACACATATGACGAGGCTCTCACTAAGTACCTTGCCAGCAAGACAAAGCCTATTCCGCTCCCGGAGAAACCGTCTTACCAGAGCACCGTCGtcagcatcatcgtcgcAACTATCAACACGCCCGACTCTTTCACCAACAGCCTTCGTCTGTGGCTTGCCAACTGCCCCAAGGagatcatcatcgtcacTATCGACCGCGACCTTCAGCGCGTCTGTGACCTGGTCAAGCCCAtcgtcgatgagggcgaggacCGAATCAGCGTCATAACCGCTGATTATGCCAGCAAGAGACACCAGATGGTCGTCGGTGTtcaagaagcccaaggcAAGatcctcgcccttgtcgatgatgatgccttCTGGAACACTTCCGAGGTCATCCCGTATCTCCTTGCCCCCTTTGAGGGTTCCAAGGTTGGAGGAGTGGCTGGCAAGCAGAG TGCCCTCATTGCCCCGGAGCGCCGCAACTCGGCCGTCATCACTCCCTGGGAGGTCGCTTCGCTCCGCTCCCTCGACAATCAGAACAACGTGCAGGCCGTCCGCTccaacgccgacggcggctgcTTTTGCATGGTCGGCCGTACCATGATGGTCCGCGCCGAGATTGTGACGGACCCTCGTTTCATGtacgccatcaccaccgacACCTGGTGCGGCAAACTCCTGAAcacgggcgacgacgtcttcctcACCCGCTGGCTCCAGACCGAGGGCTGGGACATCGCCATTCAGAACgcccccgaggccgagatcacGACCATCGTCTTTGACAACGCCAGcttcctccgccagctggTTCGCTGGCAGCGCAGCGCCATCCAGTCGTTCCTCACGATTGTCTTCTTCCAGCCTGGTATCGGACAGATCGCCAA GAAGCATCCCTACATGACCCGTAAGCTCGTCGAGCGTCTTCTTCGACCTCTCCTGGCCTGGATCCATATCTTCGCCTTCATCCAGGGCTTGCGCAACAACTCCACTTTCGC GTACTTCGCCGCTTTCTGGTACGTCTGGGGCTGGATCAGCGCCTACCGCGGTTTCATCCGCCGCTTCCCCTATGTCGCGCCTCACATCTGGGCTTGCTTCCTGCTCGACAATGCCCACCCCATTCTGGAGGTCTATGCCTGGCTGACTATAACCACCAAGGCCTGGGGCACCCGCAACGAGGATGCTTGA
- a CDS encoding Putative pectin lyase/virulence factor, with product MAKFSLLTAVLALASSVSAQCGSGTPNARVTGSGSSFVATRGSTQVYTGSNYLAAIQAAVDAITSGQRVSVIASGSIGAGTITIGAGKTFEGCGTINAGLRSGRGAIEVTDAAGVKIPYLTMTGNPYFGLRFSGTKDLTLGAINMNLSGGIGIRFDRDRAANSNVKMGTITVNGAGSHAVETWNIDGLTIDQVIARNCGESGLLLQNTINARVGLVDGNNIGAGTGYGTLRFANNNGQLANGAYTTNVFITKVVSRGGGRGVFCVSQSGGAEIGTIDLANNGNNAILIENCYGITIKGGTVKGGGEVRISARSEFPNTRDISITAKVDDTTVRESPCGTNIKWNLSGNAARNICS from the coding sequence ATGGCCAAGTTCTCCCTCCTCACGGCAGTGCTGGCACTAGCCTCCTCCGTCTCTGCCCAGTGCGGTTCCGGCACTCCCAACGCCCGCGTGACCGGCTCCGGAAGTTCCTTCGTGGCAACCAGAGGATCCACCCAGGTCTACACCGGCTCTAACtacctcgccgccatccaggccgccgtcgacgccatcacgAGCGGCCAGCGCGTCTCTGTCATCGCTTCCGGctccatcggcgccggcaccatcacgatcggcgccggcaagacCTTCGAGGGCTGCGGCACCATCAATGCCGGCCTCCGCTCCGGCCGCGGTGCCATCGAGgtcaccgacgccgccggcgtcaagaTCCCCTACCTCACCATGACCGGCAACCCCTACTTCGGCTTGCGCTTCTCCGGTACCAAGGACCTCACCCTTGGTGCCATCAACATGAACctcagcggcggcatcggcatccgCTTCGACCGCGACCGCGCCGCCAACTCCAACGTCAAGATGggcaccatcaccgtcaacggcgccggcagccACGCCGTCGAGACTTGGAACATCGACGGCCTCACCATCGACCAGGTCATCGCCCGTAACTGCGGCGAGtccggcctgctgctccagAACACCATAAACGCCCGCGTcggtctcgtcgacggcaacaacatcggcgccggcaccggctaCGGCACCCTCCGCTtcgccaacaacaacggccagctcgccaacggcgcctACACCACCAACGTCTTCATCACAAAGGTCGTctcccgcggcggcggccgtggcgtcTTCTGCGTCTCCCAgtccggcggcgccgagatcggcaccatcgacctcgccaacaACGGCAACAACGCCATCCTCATCGAGAACTGCTACGGCATTACCATCAAGGGCGGCACCGTCAAGGGCGGTGGCGAGGTCCGCATCTCCGCCCGCTCCGAGTTCCCCAACACCCGCGACATCTCCATCaccgccaaggtcgacgacaCCACCGTCCGTGAGTCCCCTTGCGGCACGAACATCAAGTGGAACCTCTCCGGCAACGCCGCCCGCAACATCTGCTCCTAA
- a CDS encoding Putative extracellular membrane protein, CFEM, translated as MYLSSFLLLGGMLAPLAIATTTATTTTSALPTALPSLVSQIPSCAVPCWNKVKTEIGCDAGNFGCLCEFDGELVVKMGICTRLSDCKDKETSDAVGIVGSVCDAYKQSSGDAVSSASSIITAAIGKATATASSQPTSTNFANPMGHSIEAVLVTAAAAVLL; from the exons ATGTATCTTTCGTCCTTTCTTTTGCTTGGTGGCATGCTTGCACCCCTCGCCATCGCAACCACCACGGCGACCACAACCACCTCTGCTCTCCCTACCGCCCTGCCTTCTCTCGTCTCCCAGATCCCTTCATGCGCCGTGCCATGCTGGAACAAGGTCAAGACAGAGATCGGCTGCGATGCTGGCAACTTTGGCTGCTTGTGCGAGTTTGACGGCGAGTTGGTTGTCAAAATGGGCATTTGCACTCGCCTTAGTGACTGCAAAGACAAGGAAACCAGCG ATGCGGTCGGAATTGTTGGTTCGGTTTGTGATGCATACAAGCAGTCGTCTGGAGATGCTGTTTCTTCTGCCTCGAGCATTATCACGGCGGCTATAGGCAAGGCCACTGCCACAGCTTCGTCCCAGCCTACCTCAACCAACTTCGCCAACCCTATGGGTCACAGCATCGAAGCGGTTCTAGTTACCGCagcggccgccgtcctttTGTGA